A region from the Triticum aestivum cultivar Chinese Spring chromosome 3D, IWGSC CS RefSeq v2.1, whole genome shotgun sequence genome encodes:
- the LOC123073933 gene encoding uncharacterized protein, whose amino-acid sequence MAMLKKNTSALSCFVAALMVVMAATLLLSSCRAHEKMDKPRAFPLPASCYSKHFPNCIDERCKKFCGGGDMPLIPGAFCNDDNNCCCPI is encoded by the exons ATGGCGATGCTGAAGAAGAACACGAGCGCCCTGTCCTGCTTCGTGGCCGCCCTCATGGTGGTCATGGCTGCCACCCTTCTTCTCTCCTCATGCCGTGCCCACGAAAAG ATGGATAAACCCCGTGCTTTTCCCCTGCCGGCTTCGTGCTACTCCAAACACTTCCCAAACTGCATCGACGAGCGGTGCAAGAAGTTTTGCGGCGGCGGCGACATGCCGCTGATCCCCGGGGCTTTCTGCAATGACGACAACAACTGTTGTTGTCCCATTTAG